The Streptomyces sp. P9-A4 genome contains a region encoding:
- a CDS encoding MFS transporter, with protein MTTVLRRFWLLSALVGLVEFLFGATFMAVLTQRGFSGQDIGYLLALSNIAITVLELPSGAWGDRYGQRKMLVLGLTLWGAALVVYGLAPGIPLTALSLCLWGAGMAVYSGAPTSLVVNRLHESGHGESVPAAVRGAQVARWTASASGAIATVLLLRSTTPELIIGVSGVVMLLLALWTRKTWEESAKAAGSSVQRKIVDGVRRAFGARLIGLLALNALMAVVFEVLIMSWQPAAVELAGVPLGFLGVLLFGYSLAAALGSWLVKYLKTWVTGRAAAVLMALMAASMGVASLTDGVLFYLGFGIAELTCGVLFTVLDTLKQQRFPDELRNTLTSSFGAIGGLAGAGTALLFGLAWDRLGLGPALGYCSLGLGLLALALLIPASMNRAAARAR; from the coding sequence ATGACGACCGTACTGCGGCGCTTCTGGCTGCTGAGTGCCCTGGTGGGCCTCGTCGAGTTCCTCTTCGGCGCCACCTTCATGGCCGTCCTCACCCAGCGGGGATTCAGCGGGCAGGACATCGGCTACCTCCTGGCCCTCAGCAACATCGCCATCACCGTCCTCGAACTTCCCAGCGGCGCATGGGGGGACCGCTACGGCCAGCGCAAGATGCTCGTACTCGGCCTCACCTTGTGGGGGGCCGCGCTCGTGGTGTACGGCCTCGCCCCCGGCATCCCCCTCACGGCACTGAGCCTCTGCCTGTGGGGCGCCGGCATGGCCGTCTACTCCGGCGCGCCGACCAGCCTCGTCGTCAACCGGCTCCACGAGAGCGGCCACGGGGAGAGCGTCCCCGCCGCCGTACGGGGAGCGCAGGTGGCCCGATGGACCGCGTCCGCGTCCGGCGCGATCGCCACGGTCCTGCTGCTGAGGTCGACGACCCCCGAACTGATCATCGGCGTGAGCGGGGTGGTGATGCTGCTCCTCGCCCTGTGGACCCGGAAGACCTGGGAGGAGTCCGCGAAGGCCGCCGGCAGCTCGGTCCAGCGGAAGATCGTCGACGGGGTACGCAGGGCGTTCGGCGCGCGGCTGATCGGTCTGCTCGCACTGAACGCGCTGATGGCGGTGGTGTTCGAGGTCCTGATCATGAGCTGGCAGCCGGCGGCCGTCGAACTGGCCGGCGTTCCGCTGGGCTTCCTCGGAGTCCTGCTCTTCGGCTACTCCCTGGCGGCGGCTCTCGGCTCCTGGCTGGTGAAGTACCTGAAGACATGGGTCACCGGGAGGGCCGCCGCCGTCCTCATGGCTCTGATGGCGGCCTCGATGGGTGTCGCCTCGCTCACCGACGGCGTTCTGTTCTACCTGGGATTCGGGATCGCGGAACTCACCTGTGGCGTCCTCTTCACCGTCCTTGACACGCTGAAGCAGCAACGGTTCCCGGACGAGCTGCGGAACACGCTCACCTCCAGCTTCGGCGCCATCGGCGGTCTGGCGGGCGCGGGGACGGCCCTGCTGTTCGGCCTGGCCTGGGATCGGCTCGGCCTCGGCCCGGCCCTCGGCTACTGCTCCCTGGGGCTGGGCCTCCTCGCGCTCGCCCTCCTGATCCCCGCATCGATGAACCGCGCCGCCGCACGCGCGCGCTGA